A stretch of Porites lutea chromosome 5, jaPorLute2.1, whole genome shotgun sequence DNA encodes these proteins:
- the LOC140936701 gene encoding coagulation factor IX-like has translation MCSLPSIPSSMYIVQPINYRRVFKTGEMIILECKKGLTKQSNGDPIRVCVNGKWTQSSFKCREERDKRCVKMLRGLLRNPPNNAIININIRLSKAKYRCREGYMLEGNEIRSCFRGKWLEKKEPKCTGYSSCGVSSFDFRSRIVGGNNSKKGWWPWTVGIYKYSGNNHDSGKLHFFCAGALISPRWVLTVASCFYSWNPFLGTYTYNDNKNLYLLKVGDHNLSKKEKSEQLMDLEKIYLHANYIHSKFVNDIALVKLKAGVKLGKFVRTVCLPQKQEGDVAVPLKYGIVAGWGSTKALKPGERPKDADRYANSLLYSVFPVQHDQLCANRAALPYNSTVTFCAGDGQGVKGTCTGDSGGAFVRESRRGDGYRWIAAGLVSWGEGCAQKNQYAYYTRVYPFIDWINKIMNGV, from the exons ATGTGCTCCTTACCAAGCATTCCGTCTTCCATGTACATTGTACAACCGATAAACTACCGACGTGTCTTTAAAACTGGCGAGATGATCATTCTAGAGTGTAAGAAAGGCCTAACAAAACAGTCGAATGGAGACCCCATCAGAGTCTGCGTCAATGGAAAATGGACCCAGTCATCTTTCAAATGCAGAG agGAGCGTGACAAGAGATGTGTCAAAATGCTTCGCGGTCTTCTGAGGAATCCACCAAATAATGCAATCATCAACATAAACATTCGCCTTTCTAAGGCGAAATACCGTTGCCGTGAAGGATATATGTTGGAAGGAAATGAAATACGCTCTTGTTTTCGAGGGAAATGGTTGGAAAAGAAGGAACCAAAATGTACAG GTTACTCTTCTTGCGGCGTGAGTTCATTCGATTTCAGGAGTCGCATCGTTGGCGGAAATAATAGTAAAAAGGGATGGTGGCCCTGGACAGTTGGAATTTACAAATACTCTGGTAACAACCATG ATTCAGGCAAGCTCCATTTTTTTTGCGCCGGTGCTTTGATTTCTCCTCGATGGGTTCTTACCGTAGCTAGCTGTTTTTACTCCTGGAATCCCTTTCTTGGGACGTACACATACAATGATAACAAAAATTT atacCTTCTAAAAGTAGGTGACCACAATTTATCCAAGAAAGAAAAGTCTGAGCAGCTCATGGACTTAGAGAAAATTTATCTTCACGCGAATTACATTCACTCAAAATTTGTGAATGACATAGCTCTCGTCAAACTTAAAGCAGGAGTGAAGCTTGGTAAGTTTGTACGAACTGTGTGCCTCCCCCAAAAACAAGAAGGCGATGTGGCAGTTCCTTTGAAATATGGCATAGTAGCTGGATGGGGATCAACAAAGGCCTTGAAGCCTGGAGAGAGACCTAAAGATGCTGACCGATATGCCAATTCCCTTCTATACTCTGTTTTCCCGGTTCAACACGATCAACTTTGCGCAAACAGGGCAGCTTTACCATACAACTCGACAGTAACCTTCTGTGCCGGGGACGGACAAGGTGTAAAAGGTACCTGTACTGGCGACAGTGGAGGGGCTTTTGTTCGCGAATCAAGAAGAGGTGACGGTTACAGATGGATCGCTGCCGGCCTTGTCAgctggggggaggggtgtgcACAAAAAAACCAGTATGCCTACTACACCAGGGTGTATCCATTCATTGACTGGATAAATAAAATTATGAATGGAGTTTGA